One genomic region from Anaerolineae bacterium encodes:
- the menD gene encoding 2-succinyl-5-enolpyruvyl-6-hydroxy-3-cyclohexene-1-carboxylic-acid synthase: MNPATLFATLFVDELTRLPLSGVVVCPGSRSTPLAVALSRQERLPVYVHLDERSAAFFALGLALETGRPAAVLTTSGTATANLHPAVMEADRAGVPLLLLTADRPHELRDSGANQTADQVKLYGSAVRWFVDLPLPEPEPKARVLRYLRAVADGAVAAALGLYGKPGPVHLNFPFRKPLEPQPDDASAEAAWAARAPLGWRGRRAGASLTSIMVAKRQPSAEHIQALAAKIRGYRRGLIVAGPQAAPTPAVAALLRQLAAAAGYPLLADALSGVRFVPSPHPLQSPLPSPRGSEEGGRGPSGPQGGEVKAPIFATYPHFLAAGLPAVEPPRLVLHFGAAPTSNALLTYLENLPPNTEVIAVTPTPSWPDPGFHLSQWVVADPGATLTALLAALAERPPRPDRTWLDLWHQAENSTRRLLAEAPLTEGPLLAAVVETLPDEARLIIGNSLPVRHLDEYGLPQGKTLRVFANRGVSGIDGVVSTAAGVAAASGRLTVLVLGDLSLLHDLGGLLAVSRFGLRNFHIVVLNNDGGGIFGRLPIAQHEPPFTAMFRTPHGLTFAPAAEMYGLRYRRVQPQDLHQALGAAFSQEVPHLLEIPTDAQAHEAARRDLVIRLGRLSTGWRC, encoded by the coding sequence ATGAACCCAGCCACGCTTTTCGCCACGCTGTTCGTCGATGAACTCACCCGTTTGCCGCTGAGCGGGGTTGTGGTCTGTCCAGGCTCGCGGAGCACGCCGCTGGCCGTAGCGCTGAGCCGTCAGGAAAGGCTGCCCGTCTATGTGCACTTGGACGAACGCAGCGCGGCCTTTTTCGCGTTGGGATTGGCCCTGGAGACGGGACGTCCCGCCGCCGTGCTGACCACCTCCGGCACCGCCACGGCCAATCTTCACCCTGCCGTCATGGAGGCCGACCGCGCCGGGGTGCCGCTGCTGCTGCTCACCGCGGATCGGCCTCACGAACTACGCGACAGCGGCGCCAATCAGACCGCTGACCAGGTCAAACTGTACGGCAGTGCCGTGCGCTGGTTCGTGGATTTGCCGCTTCCTGAACCCGAGCCGAAGGCCCGCGTGCTGCGTTACCTGCGCGCGGTCGCCGATGGGGCGGTCGCCGCCGCCCTGGGGCTGTACGGCAAACCGGGGCCGGTGCATCTCAACTTTCCCTTTCGCAAGCCGCTGGAACCCCAGCCCGACGACGCCTCGGCGGAGGCCGCTTGGGCCGCCCGTGCCCCCCTGGGCTGGCGTGGACGGCGGGCAGGGGCGTCGCTGACCTCCATCATGGTCGCTAAGCGCCAGCCTTCCGCCGAGCACATCCAGGCGCTGGCCGCGAAAATACGCGGCTATCGCCGGGGGCTCATCGTCGCCGGGCCGCAGGCGGCCCCCACCCCTGCCGTCGCTGCGTTGTTGCGCCAACTGGCCGCCGCAGCCGGGTATCCCCTCTTAGCCGATGCCCTCTCCGGTGTGCGGTTTGTGCCCTCACCCCACCCCCTTCAGTCCCCCCTTCCCTCCCCCCGGGGGAGCGAGGAGGGGGGAAGGGGGCCATCAGGCCCCCAGGGGGGAGAGGTAAAGGCGCCCATCTTCGCCACCTACCCCCACTTCCTGGCTGCCGGATTGCCGGCCGTGGAACCGCCGCGCCTGGTGCTCCATTTCGGCGCCGCGCCGACCAGCAACGCTTTGCTGACTTACCTGGAAAACCTCCCGCCCAACACCGAGGTCATCGCGGTTACGCCGACCCCCTCCTGGCCCGACCCCGGCTTCCACCTTTCTCAATGGGTAGTTGCCGACCCAGGTGCCACGCTCACCGCGCTGTTGGCGGCCCTGGCCGAGCGGCCACCGCGCCCCGATCGCACCTGGCTTGACCTGTGGCACCAGGCTGAAAACAGCACCCGCCGTCTGCTGGCCGAAGCACCGCTTACCGAGGGCCCTCTGCTGGCGGCGGTCGTCGAAACCTTACCGGACGAGGCGCGTCTCATTATCGGCAACAGCCTGCCTGTGCGCCATCTGGACGAATATGGGCTTCCCCAGGGCAAGACTCTGCGGGTCTTCGCCAACCGGGGTGTGAGCGGCATTGATGGTGTGGTCTCCACGGCGGCCGGGGTAGCAGCGGCCAGCGGTCGCCTCACCGTGCTCGTGTTGGGCGACCTCTCCCTGCTCCACGACTTGGGCGGGCTTCTGGCCGTCTCGCGCTTCGGTTTGCGGAACTTTCACATTGTGGTGTTGAACAACGACGGCGGCGGAATCTTTGGGAGGCTGCCCATCGCGCAACACGAGCCTCCCTTCACCGCGATGTTCCGCACCCCGCACGGGCTGACTTTTGCACCGGCCGCCGAGATGTACGGCCTGCGCTATCGACGGGTGCAACCCCAGGATCTGCACCAGGCCTTGGGCGCGGCCTTTTCCCAAGAGGTCCCGCATTTGCTGGAAATCCCCACCGACGCCCAGGCTCACGAAGCCGCCCGACGGGATTTGGTCATCCGCCTCGGGCGCTTGAGTACGGGGTGGAGGTGTTAA
- a CDS encoding four helix bundle protein, translating into MDCPEKAPSPRDHGLKEQIQRAAVSVMANIAEGFDCDSNAEFARFLGYARRSAPEVQALLHAARLVGHITQEEFDIVYALAGKAKGLIGGLRASLRRQLHTSHMAHET; encoded by the coding sequence ATGGATTGTCCTGAAAAGGCGCCTTCCCCCCGCGACCACGGGCTCAAGGAGCAGATTCAACGCGCTGCTGTCTCGGTGATGGCCAACATCGCTGAAGGCTTTGACTGCGACTCCAATGCAGAATTTGCCCGCTTTCTGGGTTACGCCCGCCGCTCGGCGCCGGAAGTCCAGGCTCTGCTCCACGCCGCCCGACTGGTGGGCCACATTACCCAGGAGGAGTTCGACATCGTTTACGCCTTGGCCGGCAAAGCCAAAGGGCTCATTGGCGGGCTCAGAGCCTCCCTCCGCCGCCAACTTCACACCTCGCACATGGCGCATGAGACATAG
- a CDS encoding 1,4-dihydroxy-2-naphthoyl-CoA synthase → MPETWNHIRKAADWQKVKDYRDITYYKAQGVARIAFNRPEVRNAFRPETIDEMIHAFRDAWLDTSIGTILLTGEGPSPKDGGWAFCAGGDQRVRGKGGYVGGYALPRLHVLELQRMIRFMPKVVIAVVPGWAVGGGHSLHVVCDLTIASQEHARFQQADARVASFDGGYGSAYLARHIGQKRAREVFFLEKVYTAEEAYRMGMVNAVVPHAELEEVAFEWAQTINCKSPMSIRFLKYAFNLVDDGLVGQQLFAGEATRLAYMTDEAQEGRDAFLEKRPPRFDEFPRWP, encoded by the coding sequence ATGCCCGAAACCTGGAACCATATTCGTAAAGCCGCCGACTGGCAAAAGGTCAAAGACTATCGCGACATCACCTACTACAAAGCGCAAGGCGTCGCGCGCATCGCTTTCAACCGCCCCGAGGTGCGCAACGCCTTTCGTCCGGAGACCATTGACGAGATGATCCACGCCTTTCGCGATGCCTGGCTGGACACGAGCATCGGTACCATTTTGCTCACCGGCGAGGGCCCCTCACCCAAAGATGGTGGCTGGGCTTTTTGCGCCGGCGGCGACCAGCGGGTGCGCGGCAAAGGGGGGTACGTGGGGGGGTACGCATTGCCCCGTCTGCATGTGCTGGAATTGCAACGCATGATTCGCTTCATGCCCAAGGTGGTCATCGCCGTGGTGCCCGGCTGGGCCGTGGGCGGCGGGCACAGCCTGCATGTGGTTTGCGATTTGACCATCGCCAGTCAAGAACACGCCCGTTTTCAGCAGGCCGACGCCCGGGTGGCCAGTTTCGACGGCGGCTACGGCTCGGCCTACTTGGCCCGCCACATCGGCCAAAAACGCGCCCGCGAGGTTTTCTTCCTGGAAAAGGTCTACACTGCCGAGGAAGCCTATCGGATGGGCATGGTCAACGCCGTGGTGCCCCACGCCGAACTGGAGGAAGTGGCTTTCGAATGGGCCCAAACCATCAACTGCAAGAGCCCGATGAGCATTCGCTTCCTCAAATACGCCTTCAACCTGGTGGACGACGGCCTGGTGGGGCAACAACTCTTCGCCGGGGAAGCCACGCGCCTGGCCTACATGACCGATGAGGCCCAGGAGGGCCGCGATGCCTTCCTGGAAAAGCGCCCTCCGCGCTTCGACGAATTCCCCCGCTGGCCCTAG
- the menE gene encoding o-succinylbenzoate--CoA ligase, whose product MPMDLLTPRSLATPERPALIWGERTLTYRDLAGWAAALEQVLAREGITAGTRVAALLPREPVAVAAVHALARLEAVLVPLNLRLTAEEMREQIARSGATHVLATPTTAERARAVAGERRVMEMANEELGMVSEESGTAESPVPRNSPLATRHSPLAILFTSGTTGRPKAAVLSAANFTWSAVTSAFRLGVLPDDRWLLTLPLYHVGGLSILFRSALYSTAIILPEHEGPFDPVQLDAALRRHRATLVSLVPTMLYRLLQAVPGEPPAHLRIVLLGGAAAPVELLRQAHARGYPVALTYGLTEAASQVATATPAEVRSKPGSVGRPLFYTQVRVVDEAGRDLPSGAVGEIVVRGPTVFLGYDSDPQATHTALRDGWLHTGDLGYLDPDGALWVVNRRSDLIVTGGENVYPAEVEAVLRQHPAVAEVCVVGIEDLEWGQRVAAVVVLHSDQQAGPGDLEAHCRAHLAGYKVPRQWRFVDALPRTASGKIHRPAVRALLTPAT is encoded by the coding sequence ATTCCTATGGACCTCCTCACCCCTCGTTCCCTCGCCACGCCTGAGCGCCCCGCCCTGATCTGGGGGGAGCGCACTCTCACCTATCGGGATCTCGCGGGTTGGGCCGCGGCCCTGGAGCAGGTGCTGGCCCGGGAGGGCATCACCGCCGGGACGCGTGTGGCAGCCCTGCTGCCGCGTGAGCCGGTAGCGGTGGCCGCCGTGCACGCCCTGGCCCGTCTGGAGGCGGTGTTGGTGCCCCTTAATCTGCGCCTGACCGCCGAGGAAATGCGTGAACAAATCGCCCGCAGCGGCGCCACCCATGTCCTCGCCACCCCCACCACAGCGGAACGCGCCCGTGCGGTCGCCGGTGAGCGACGGGTGATGGAAATGGCGAATGAGGAATTAGGAATGGTGAGTGAGGAATCAGGGACCGCGGAAAGCCCTGTCCCTCGTAACTCGCCATTGGCCACTCGCCACTCGCCCCTCGCCATTCTTTTCACCTCCGGCACCACCGGGAGGCCCAAAGCCGCTGTGCTTTCTGCGGCCAACTTCACCTGGAGCGCGGTTACCTCGGCCTTTCGCCTGGGGGTATTGCCCGACGATCGCTGGCTGCTCACTCTGCCGCTCTACCATGTAGGCGGGCTGAGCATCTTGTTTCGCAGCGCCTTGTACAGCACGGCTATCATCCTGCCAGAACACGAAGGCCCTTTCGACCCCGTACAACTGGACGCTGCATTACGCCGCCATCGGGCCACCCTGGTCTCCTTGGTGCCCACCATGCTCTATCGCCTGCTGCAGGCGGTTCCCGGCGAACCTCCCGCTCACCTGCGGATCGTGTTGCTAGGGGGCGCCGCTGCGCCTGTAGAACTGTTGCGCCAGGCCCATGCGCGGGGCTACCCCGTCGCCCTCACCTATGGCCTGACCGAAGCCGCCTCTCAGGTCGCCACGGCCACGCCGGCCGAAGTGCGAAGCAAGCCCGGCAGCGTCGGCCGCCCGCTGTTCTACACCCAGGTCCGTGTAGTGGATGAAGCCGGCCGCGACCTGCCTTCCGGCGCTGTGGGCGAGATCGTGGTGCGAGGCCCTACGGTGTTCTTAGGCTACGACAGCGATCCACAAGCCACGCACACCGCCCTGCGCGATGGCTGGCTGCATACCGGCGACCTGGGCTATCTGGACCCCGACGGCGCCCTCTGGGTGGTCAACCGTCGCAGTGACCTTATCGTCACCGGTGGTGAGAATGTGTACCCGGCCGAGGTAGAAGCCGTGTTGCGCCAGCATCCCGCCGTGGCCGAAGTCTGCGTGGTGGGCATCGAAGACCTGGAATGGGGTCAACGGGTGGCCGCCGTCGTGGTCCTTCACTCTGATCAACAGGCCGGCCCGGGCGATCTGGAAGCCCATTGTCGAGCACACCTGGCAGGTTACAAAGTACCCCGGCAATGGCGTTTCGTGGACGCCCTTCCACGCACCGCTTCGGGCAAAATCCATCGCCCCGCCGTCCGCGCCCTCCTGACCCCCGCCACCTGA
- the aroF gene encoding 3-deoxy-7-phosphoheptulonate synthase codes for MTTTAQSVRLTQDLSIGADQPVVLMVGPCAVESYEQTRAVAEAMAALGLQVLRGGAFKPRTSPDSFHGLGEEGLRILRAVADEFGLLVVTEALGVEHLDLVARYADIVQIGSRNMQHYPLLWAVGELNKPVLLKRGFMSTVQEWLLAAEHIARRGNERIILCERGIRTFETATRNTLDINAIALAKQEGPWPVIGDPSHATGRRDLVLPAARAAVAAGADGLLIEVHPHPEAALSDAAQQWPVERLPELVEAVARIAETLGRGVQQRVSP; via the coding sequence ATGACCACAACGGCCCAAAGTGTTCGTCTCACCCAGGATCTCAGCATCGGCGCCGATCAGCCGGTCGTGCTGATGGTTGGCCCTTGTGCGGTCGAAAGTTACGAACAGACCCGCGCCGTCGCCGAGGCGATGGCCGCCCTGGGCTTGCAGGTGCTGCGCGGTGGCGCCTTCAAGCCCCGCACCTCGCCCGACAGTTTCCATGGCCTGGGCGAAGAGGGCTTGCGCATCCTGCGCGCCGTGGCCGACGAATTCGGTCTGCTGGTGGTCACCGAAGCGCTGGGCGTGGAGCATCTCGACCTGGTGGCCCGCTACGCCGATATCGTGCAAATCGGCAGCCGAAACATGCAGCACTATCCCCTGCTGTGGGCTGTGGGCGAACTGAACAAGCCGGTGTTGCTCAAACGCGGCTTCATGAGCACCGTACAGGAATGGCTGCTGGCCGCTGAGCACATCGCCCGCCGCGGCAACGAGCGCATCATCCTCTGCGAACGGGGCATCCGCACCTTTGAGACAGCCACCCGCAACACCTTAGATATCAACGCCATCGCCCTGGCCAAACAAGAGGGCCCCTGGCCCGTGATAGGCGATCCCAGCCACGCCACCGGCCGTCGCGACCTGGTGTTGCCGGCCGCGCGGGCCGCCGTGGCGGCAGGAGCCGACGGCCTGTTGATCGAGGTACACCCTCATCCTGAGGCCGCCCTTTCCGACGCCGCTCAGCAATGGCCGGTGGAGCGCTTACCTGAGTTGGTCGAGGCCGTGGCACGCATCGCAGAGACTTTGGGGCGGGGCGTCCAGCAGCGCGTGTCCCCCTGA
- a CDS encoding inorganic phosphate transporter has product MLYALIGFALLFAFFNGLKDSATIVASVISSQAMPPRRALLWVGLGEFIGPLSFGIAVAKTVGADLLHTEVLTTEVILSGVAGALVWNLLTTLIGMPASSSHALVGGLLGSAIVSAGLDVVKLAGLLKVLLALFLSPVLGLIGGFLLTRLLFALFANFSPRINRWFRVGQWPTSLAVAMSHGTNDAQKTMGIIVMALMAEGRLSAFTVPLWVRVASASAIALGAAIGGQRLIRTVGGRLFRIRPIHGFSAQLSGAAVILGAALVGGPVSTTQVMSSTIMGSGAAERINKVRWLVVRDILLAWMFTIPAAALVAALVHGLFLLVGLG; this is encoded by the coding sequence ATGCTTTACGCCCTGATTGGATTCGCCTTGTTGTTCGCCTTCTTCAACGGTTTGAAGGACAGCGCTACCATCGTGGCCTCGGTGATTTCCTCCCAGGCCATGCCTCCCCGTCGCGCCCTCTTGTGGGTGGGGTTGGGCGAATTCATCGGCCCGCTCTCCTTCGGCATCGCCGTAGCCAAGACCGTAGGCGCCGATTTGCTGCACACCGAGGTCCTGACGACCGAGGTGATTCTTTCAGGCGTGGCCGGCGCTCTGGTCTGGAACCTCCTCACCACCTTGATTGGCATGCCGGCCTCCTCCTCCCACGCCCTGGTGGGCGGTCTGCTGGGGAGCGCCATCGTCAGCGCCGGGCTCGATGTGGTCAAACTGGCCGGGCTGTTGAAGGTGCTGCTGGCCCTGTTCCTCTCGCCTGTGCTGGGGCTCATTGGGGGCTTTCTGCTGACCCGTCTCCTCTTCGCCCTTTTTGCCAACTTTTCCCCCCGGATCAACCGCTGGTTCCGGGTGGGGCAATGGCCCACCTCGCTGGCGGTGGCCATGAGCCACGGCACGAACGACGCCCAGAAGACCATGGGCATCATCGTGATGGCCCTGATGGCCGAGGGCCGATTGTCGGCCTTCACCGTGCCGCTGTGGGTGCGCGTGGCTTCGGCCAGCGCCATCGCCCTGGGCGCGGCTATCGGTGGGCAACGGCTCATCCGCACCGTGGGCGGGAGGCTGTTCCGCATCCGACCCATCCACGGCTTCAGCGCTCAACTCAGCGGGGCGGCGGTGATTCTCGGCGCTGCCCTGGTCGGCGGGCCGGTGAGCACCACCCAGGTGATGAGTTCCACCATCATGGGCTCTGGGGCTGCCGAGCGCATCAACAAGGTGCGCTGGCTGGTGGTGCGCGACATCTTGCTGGCCTGGATGTTCACCATCCCCGCCGCAGCCCTTGTGGCCGCGTTGGTACACGGTCTGTTCTTGCTGGTGGGGTTGGGGTAG
- a CDS encoding JAB domain-containing protein codes for MAYRIQEWAASERPRERLEAHGPQALSDAELLAILLRTGVRGENAVDLGRRLLHTFGGLVGLHRAPFAEVKAQHGVGTAKAAQLKAALELGRRLAAALSSQGARPRIESPEDAAALLMYEMSALEQEVLRVLLLDTRHHVLGAEDVVRGSVNRAQVRIAEVFRAAVRRNATAILLAHNHPSGDPAPSPEDVALTREVVQAGRVLEVEVLDHLVIGRGRFVSLRRQGLAFE; via the coding sequence ATGGCCTATCGCATCCAGGAATGGGCGGCCTCGGAGCGCCCCCGGGAGCGTTTGGAGGCCCATGGGCCGCAGGCACTGAGTGATGCGGAGTTGTTGGCCATCCTGCTGCGCACCGGCGTGCGCGGCGAGAATGCGGTGGACTTGGGACGGCGTTTGCTCCACACCTTCGGGGGCCTGGTGGGGTTGCATCGGGCACCTTTTGCGGAAGTCAAGGCCCAGCACGGCGTGGGGACGGCCAAAGCAGCCCAACTCAAGGCCGCGCTGGAATTGGGCCGTCGGCTGGCCGCGGCGCTGTCCTCGCAGGGAGCACGACCGCGCATCGAGTCCCCCGAGGATGCGGCGGCGCTGTTGATGTATGAGATGAGCGCCTTAGAGCAGGAAGTGCTGCGCGTGCTCTTGCTGGATACCCGACACCATGTGTTGGGTGCTGAGGATGTAGTGCGGGGTTCGGTCAATCGGGCGCAGGTGCGCATCGCTGAGGTGTTCCGGGCAGCCGTGCGGCGCAACGCTACAGCTATCCTGTTGGCTCACAATCATCCCAGCGGCGATCCAGCACCCAGCCCGGAGGATGTGGCGTTGACCCGCGAGGTCGTTCAGGCGGGTCGCGTGCTGGAAGTGGAGGTGTTGGATCATCTGGTCATCGGCCGGGGGCGTTTTGTTTCCTTGCGGCGGCAAGGACTGGCCTTTGAGTGA
- a CDS encoding M23 family metallopeptidase, giving the protein MREHQIILVPRENFWEWVRAARAYILTFGPNITPDPHVAGRYMLPNQTVTIVLPPNGYPAYGDIRRWFQQHYPGVALDVIEVANPEELRQVFGERIANLDRYGEASRPFRLLWPTDYPVITQPFGAHPEIYSRWGLPGHEGVDIRAPMNTNIYAAADGEVYLVDDDLAGAYGKQVRIRHRNGYRTVYAHLNKILVRKGQFVKAGERIALADSTGNSTGSHLHLTLKLDGATSRGETNYPSDIIDPTPFLVWPSDEERRRKALFHWPAEKCLIGAALRPDGQVSEADFKVVEQARLEAVRLLSSVSDEVVDHLRALNPNLFIMVTLTGDFSQREVSPSAFVQQITADMARFYAKGVRYFEVHQQPNLQAQGWMRTWRDGLAFGEWFQAVVASLRQVFPEAQLGFPGLSPGGDVPGQRTDALRFLEQADEAVLAADWVGVHAFWHSQVEMGQTGGGQFYEVYRLRYPQKLAFITAFANINPATDFLVRGQQYLEYLRRLRSQWGVGAAFGLYTTPGSAATYLGWATNEGMLTPIVGYLGTRTF; this is encoded by the coding sequence ATGCGCGAACATCAGATTATTCTGGTCCCTCGAGAAAACTTTTGGGAGTGGGTGCGGGCCGCCCGGGCGTACATTCTCACCTTTGGGCCCAACATCACTCCGGACCCCCATGTGGCCGGGCGGTACATGTTGCCCAATCAGACGGTCACCATTGTGTTGCCCCCAAATGGGTATCCGGCCTATGGAGACATTCGCCGCTGGTTTCAGCAACATTACCCCGGGGTGGCTTTGGATGTGATCGAAGTGGCGAATCCAGAGGAATTGCGACAGGTGTTTGGTGAGCGCATCGCCAACCTGGATCGCTACGGTGAGGCCTCACGCCCTTTTCGCCTCTTGTGGCCCACCGATTACCCGGTCATCACCCAGCCTTTTGGCGCCCATCCGGAAATTTACAGTCGGTGGGGGCTGCCTGGACACGAGGGGGTAGACATCCGTGCGCCGATGAATACCAACATCTACGCCGCCGCCGATGGGGAAGTGTATCTGGTGGACGACGATCTGGCCGGGGCCTACGGCAAGCAGGTGCGCATCCGGCACCGCAACGGGTATCGCACGGTGTACGCCCATCTGAACAAGATTCTGGTGCGGAAGGGGCAGTTCGTCAAAGCCGGGGAGCGCATCGCCTTGGCCGACTCCACCGGCAATTCCACGGGGTCACACCTGCATCTCACGCTGAAACTGGACGGAGCCACTTCGCGGGGCGAGACGAACTACCCGTCCGACATCATCGACCCCACGCCCTTTTTGGTGTGGCCCAGCGATGAGGAGCGGCGACGCAAGGCCCTCTTTCATTGGCCGGCCGAAAAATGCCTTATTGGCGCTGCCCTGCGGCCCGATGGTCAGGTGAGCGAAGCCGACTTCAAGGTGGTGGAGCAGGCTCGATTAGAAGCCGTGCGCCTGCTTTCTTCGGTTTCGGATGAAGTCGTCGACCACTTGCGCGCCCTCAACCCCAACCTGTTCATCATGGTGACGCTGACCGGGGATTTCTCCCAGCGCGAAGTGTCCCCCTCGGCCTTCGTGCAGCAGATCACAGCGGATATGGCGCGTTTTTACGCCAAGGGCGTGCGGTATTTCGAGGTGCATCAGCAGCCCAACCTGCAGGCGCAGGGGTGGATGCGCACTTGGCGCGACGGTCTGGCGTTTGGTGAGTGGTTTCAGGCGGTGGTGGCGTCTTTGCGCCAGGTGTTCCCCGAGGCTCAGTTGGGCTTTCCTGGGCTCTCGCCGGGGGGAGATGTGCCCGGCCAGCGTACCGATGCCTTGCGTTTCCTGGAGCAGGCCGATGAAGCGGTTCTGGCGGCCGACTGGGTGGGCGTGCATGCTTTCTGGCATTCGCAGGTCGAGATGGGCCAGACCGGTGGGGGGCAGTTCTACGAGGTCTATCGGCTGCGCTATCCGCAAAAACTGGCCTTCATCACCGCCTTTGCCAACATCAACCCGGCCACCGACTTCCTGGTGCGCGGGCAGCAATATCTAGAGTATTTGCGTCGCTTGCGGTCGCAATGGGGAGTGGGCGCGGCTTTCGGTTTATACACCACACCGGGCAGCGCGGCCACTTATCTTGGTTGGGCCACCAACGAGGGGATGCTTACGCCCATCGTGGGTTATCTGGGCACGCGGACTTTTTGA
- a CDS encoding acylphosphatase has product MEHPADFARLHARIEGRVQGVGFRAYTLRQARQLGLTGWVRNRWDGSVEVVAEGPKGALEDLARRLKVGPSAAYVTHVEVQWAPYQGEFSAFTVRSTG; this is encoded by the coding sequence ATGGAACATCCGGCGGACTTCGCTCGCCTGCACGCTCGCATCGAAGGCCGCGTCCAGGGAGTAGGCTTCCGCGCCTACACCCTGCGCCAGGCGCGTCAATTGGGCCTCACCGGCTGGGTACGCAACCGCTGGGATGGGTCGGTGGAGGTGGTGGCCGAAGGGCCAAAAGGCGCGCTGGAAGACCTGGCGCGTCGCCTGAAAGTGGGGCCTTCGGCCGCCTATGTGACCCATGTGGAAGTGCAGTGGGCGCCTTATCAGGGGGAATTTTCCGCGTTTACCGTGCGCTCCACAGGCTGA
- a CDS encoding site-2 protease family protein → MLLFVAAIALLILIHELGHFLVAKMLGVEIEEFGIGFPPRLVTLFEWKGTRYTLNWIPLGGFVRPKGEGTPEQPDALRQSPPPVRIAVLLAGPLMNFLAAVILLASIYHAEGIPDTTRVLIAEVAAGSPAEQAGLRPGDILLRLNDQPIHTLGDIPPIIQSHLGETLSVEVERQGQRLTFQVYARPNPPEGQGAMGVGLTYPTLSATPATALRYGAQGTYEFTRLLLTIPARMVQGENTGLQLLGYRGMYEMYQQSRSADQAEAQPSNTLFFFFQISLSLGLLNLMPIPALDGGRILMALGEWITRRQLPQRVETGLNFIGFVLVMGLLILINLKEWLP, encoded by the coding sequence ATGCTGTTGTTTGTCGCCGCCATCGCCTTGCTCATCCTGATCCACGAACTGGGTCATTTCCTCGTGGCCAAAATGTTAGGCGTGGAAATCGAGGAATTCGGCATCGGTTTCCCGCCGCGGCTGGTCACCCTTTTTGAATGGAAAGGGACGCGCTACACCCTGAACTGGATCCCCCTGGGTGGCTTCGTGCGCCCCAAAGGCGAAGGGACCCCCGAGCAGCCCGACGCCCTGCGCCAGAGCCCGCCTCCGGTGCGCATCGCCGTCCTGCTGGCCGGGCCGCTGATGAACTTTCTGGCCGCCGTTATCCTGCTGGCCAGCATCTACCATGCCGAAGGCATCCCCGATACCACGCGCGTGCTCATCGCCGAAGTGGCCGCCGGTTCGCCAGCCGAGCAAGCCGGCCTGCGCCCAGGCGACATCCTGCTGCGCCTCAACGATCAACCCATCCACACCCTGGGTGACATCCCTCCCATCATCCAAAGCCACCTCGGCGAAACCCTGTCGGTGGAGGTCGAGCGCCAGGGGCAACGCCTGACCTTCCAGGTGTACGCCCGTCCCAACCCGCCTGAAGGGCAGGGCGCCATGGGCGTGGGCCTGACCTACCCCACCCTCTCTGCCACACCCGCCACGGCTTTGCGCTATGGCGCCCAGGGAACCTACGAATTCACCCGCCTGCTGTTGACCATTCCGGCACGCATGGTGCAAGGGGAAAACACCGGCCTCCAACTGTTGGGCTATCGCGGGATGTACGAAATGTACCAGCAATCCCGCAGCGCCGACCAGGCCGAGGCGCAGCCGAGCAACACCCTGTTCTTTTTCTTCCAGATCTCCCTCTCCTTAGGCCTGCTCAACCTGATGCCCATCCCGGCCCTGGACGGGGGGCGCATCCTGATGGCCCTGGGTGAATGGATCACCCGCCGCCAGTTGCCCCAGCGGGTCGAAACCGGCCTCAACTTCATCGGCTTTGTCCTGGTGATGGGCCTGCTCATCCTCATCAACCTCAAGGAGTGGTTGCCATGA